One segment of Arthrobacter sp. MMS18-M83 DNA contains the following:
- a CDS encoding LacI family DNA-binding transcriptional regulator, whose protein sequence is MTGRPTITQLAAELGIAPSTVSRAFTRPNLLKPETVALVQKAAEAAGYIPNHHARALSTGRAGAIGLIVPDIANPFFPPLVRAAQNYASDLGLSVFLADTDENAEREDRVISRMAPQVEGLIVVSSRLGSARIRQIADSQRMAFINRDVPETYRVLLDTTAAIRSALTHLSGLGHRRIAYVGGPPQSWANKQRRSAVDNFSKAQGLEVTHFSADPGTYDAAKALSDSVAASGVTAIIAFDDVIAHGLMGGFAAMGLDVPKDLSVIGCDDTLATTTFPALSTIAVNVGDAARRAVAALSENVGSTTLPGARIIFEGTLILRGTTGPVPTR, encoded by the coding sequence ATGACAGGCCGTCCAACCATCACGCAACTCGCGGCCGAACTCGGCATCGCCCCCTCAACAGTGTCGCGGGCCTTTACGAGGCCTAACCTCCTCAAACCGGAGACCGTGGCACTGGTTCAGAAGGCCGCAGAAGCTGCCGGTTATATACCGAACCATCACGCACGCGCGCTCTCGACGGGACGTGCCGGCGCGATTGGACTCATCGTGCCGGACATTGCCAACCCGTTTTTCCCGCCTTTGGTCCGCGCCGCCCAAAACTACGCCAGTGACCTCGGACTTTCCGTATTCCTGGCAGACACGGATGAAAACGCCGAGCGGGAAGACCGCGTCATCTCAAGGATGGCGCCCCAGGTTGAAGGGCTGATCGTCGTCTCATCCAGGCTCGGTTCGGCCCGCATCAGGCAAATAGCCGACTCACAACGAATGGCATTCATTAACCGCGACGTTCCCGAGACCTACCGGGTGCTGCTGGACACCACCGCGGCCATCCGCTCCGCGCTGACCCACCTTTCCGGGCTCGGCCACCGTCGCATCGCCTACGTCGGTGGGCCGCCACAATCATGGGCAAACAAACAACGACGCTCAGCCGTGGACAACTTCTCGAAGGCCCAAGGCCTCGAGGTGACGCACTTCAGTGCAGATCCTGGCACCTATGACGCCGCGAAGGCGCTCAGTGATTCGGTAGCGGCCTCGGGAGTCACCGCAATCATCGCGTTCGACGACGTCATCGCCCACGGCCTCATGGGCGGATTCGCCGCCATGGGTTTGGATGTTCCCAAGGACTTGAGCGTCATCGGTTGCGACGACACCCTCGCGACCACCACGTTTCCCGCTCTTTCCACGATCGCCGTCAACGTAGGTGATGCGGCCCGGCGCGCCGTTGCCGCGTTATCCGAGAACGTAGGATCCACCACGCTTCCCGGCGCGAGGATCATCTTTGAGGGAACCCTCATCCTCCGGGGAACAACGGGACCAGTGCCTACCCGCTAG
- a CDS encoding MFS transporter — translation MKRTIPVWLAIVAASLPVFMATLDNLVVTNALPVMHKALGASVEELQWIVNAYSLSFAAFMLLAVGLGDRFGRRHVFIAGLAIFTLASAAAAVSTEPWQLIGARAVQGVGSAALMPLSLTLLVGSVSDKLRPLAIGIWGGVSGLGVALGPLIGGAVVEGWSWEAIFWLNVPIGILSIPLALFALPNSFGARVRADVVGLLLSGLGLLALVFGIVRGNDAGWSSAEVLGALIGGGVLLLAFVLWESRVAAPLLPLRLFSDRSFTVANVIGLTFSFGIFGSVFILIQFLQVVQGHGPLAAGVMTMPWTLAPMFVAPLAGLLAPRLGTRTLMVTGLALLTAGMFWLAGVLSASVPYETLVPGFIAAGIGMGLVFAPMSTAVLANMRAEDHAKASGTNSTLREIGVALGVAVLTAVFTGAGGKLTPTGYVDAAIPAIYVGASVLVLATLVAWLLPSRARARSLAEQLAPSQAETAAGAGTRGSNAVEPSLQTSSQVPRTAFDAVPTR, via the coding sequence ATGAAACGCACCATTCCCGTCTGGCTGGCCATTGTGGCCGCCTCCTTGCCTGTCTTCATGGCCACACTGGACAACCTTGTGGTCACCAATGCCCTGCCCGTGATGCACAAGGCCCTCGGCGCGAGCGTCGAGGAACTGCAATGGATCGTCAACGCCTACTCCCTGAGCTTCGCGGCGTTCATGCTGCTGGCCGTCGGCCTGGGGGACCGCTTCGGTCGCCGCCACGTCTTCATCGCCGGCCTTGCCATCTTCACGCTGGCCTCCGCAGCAGCCGCCGTCAGCACGGAACCGTGGCAACTCATCGGCGCCCGCGCAGTGCAGGGCGTTGGTTCGGCGGCGCTCATGCCCCTCTCACTCACCCTTCTGGTGGGCTCGGTCAGCGACAAGCTGCGTCCGCTCGCCATCGGGATCTGGGGCGGAGTATCCGGCCTGGGTGTAGCCCTGGGTCCACTGATCGGCGGCGCCGTGGTGGAGGGCTGGAGCTGGGAAGCGATCTTCTGGCTCAATGTGCCCATCGGAATCCTGTCGATTCCGCTGGCTCTCTTCGCATTGCCGAATAGCTTCGGCGCCCGCGTTCGCGCCGACGTCGTAGGCCTTCTCCTCTCCGGGCTGGGTCTCCTGGCGCTCGTGTTCGGCATCGTCCGCGGGAACGACGCCGGCTGGTCCAGTGCCGAGGTGCTCGGCGCCTTGATCGGTGGTGGCGTACTGCTGCTTGCCTTTGTGCTGTGGGAATCCCGTGTTGCCGCGCCGCTGCTTCCACTCAGGCTCTTCAGCGACCGCAGCTTCACTGTGGCCAACGTCATCGGCCTGACCTTCAGCTTCGGGATCTTCGGGTCTGTCTTCATCCTCATCCAGTTCCTGCAGGTGGTGCAGGGCCACGGACCTCTCGCGGCCGGCGTCATGACCATGCCATGGACCTTGGCCCCCATGTTTGTGGCACCACTCGCAGGCCTGTTGGCACCGCGGCTAGGCACCAGGACGCTTATGGTCACAGGCCTCGCCTTGCTCACGGCGGGCATGTTCTGGCTGGCCGGAGTCCTTTCCGCGAGCGTCCCATATGAAACGCTGGTGCCCGGCTTCATTGCGGCGGGAATCGGCATGGGCCTGGTTTTCGCCCCGATGTCGACGGCGGTGCTCGCCAACATGCGCGCCGAGGACCACGCGAAGGCGAGCGGCACCAACTCCACGCTCCGGGAGATCGGTGTGGCCCTTGGTGTCGCCGTTCTGACGGCAGTCTTCACCGGAGCTGGCGGCAAACTCACCCCCACCGGCTACGTGGATGCAGCAATTCCCGCCATTTACGTTGGTGCGTCCGTGCTGGTCCTTGCCACCTTGGTGGCGTGGCTCCTTCCGTCCCGCGCCCGCGCACGTAGCCTGGCCGAGCAACTCGCCCCAAGCCAGGCTGAAACCGCAGCCGGCGCGGGCACCCGGGGGAGCAACGCCGTCGAGCCTTCCCTTCAAACGTCTAGCCAGGTCCCGCGGACGGCGTTTGACGCAGTGCCTACCCGCTAG
- a CDS encoding TetR/AcrR family transcriptional regulator, translating to MAKKTVGTGAPETTSTSQATAERIPAAQRRELILEAATGVFAERGYAGSTTDQVAKAAGISQPYVVRMFGTKETLFLEALDRAQGKLLRAFREVIAAYDAGELTEELQHLDPAAGSGRPEQLKQLMAIAYADLIEDRGILMMLMQAFVAGHEPAIGARAREGFLDIYRLVRDEAGLLPETARDFLAQGMLMNTLIGIRLPEIYEQDPTAEELLECTLRSKLPMVLKASKAQRRAG from the coding sequence GTGGCGAAGAAAACAGTGGGCACCGGCGCCCCGGAGACGACCTCAACCAGTCAGGCAACAGCCGAGCGCATCCCTGCAGCGCAGCGGCGAGAGCTGATCCTGGAAGCTGCCACCGGGGTCTTCGCCGAACGCGGATACGCCGGTTCCACCACGGACCAAGTGGCCAAGGCCGCAGGGATCAGCCAGCCATACGTGGTGCGGATGTTCGGCACCAAGGAAACCCTGTTCCTGGAGGCCTTGGACCGCGCGCAAGGAAAGTTGCTGCGGGCGTTCCGCGAAGTCATTGCAGCCTACGACGCCGGTGAGCTCACCGAAGAACTGCAGCACCTGGATCCTGCCGCCGGGAGCGGCCGGCCGGAACAACTCAAACAGCTCATGGCCATTGCCTACGCCGATCTGATCGAGGACCGTGGGATCCTCATGATGCTGATGCAGGCTTTCGTGGCAGGTCACGAGCCCGCCATCGGGGCACGGGCCAGGGAAGGATTCCTGGATATTTACCGCCTGGTGCGGGATGAAGCCGGCCTGCTCCCCGAAACCGCCCGCGATTTCCTTGCGCAGGGCATGCTCATGAACACCCTGATCGGCATCCGCCTGCCGGAGATCTACGAGCAGGATCCGACGGCCGAGGAACTGCTCGAATGCACCCTGCGGTCCAAGCTGCCCATGGTGCTCAAGGCAAGCAAAGCCCAGCGCCGGGCTGGCTGA
- the upp gene encoding uracil phosphoribosyltransferase, protein MRTLVVDHPLVAHKLTVLRDKNTPSPVFRQLTEELVTLLAYEATREVRTEPVEIETPVTKTIGTAFTKPTPLVVPILRAGLGMLEGMTKLVPTAEVGFLGMARDEETLDIITYAERLPEDLTGRQIFVLDPMLATGGTLREAIKFLFKRGASDVTCICLLAAPEGLAKLEEELSEANVKIVLASIDEKLNEKAYIVPGLGDAGDRLYGVAG, encoded by the coding sequence ATGCGCACACTCGTCGTGGACCACCCGCTGGTCGCTCACAAGCTCACCGTTCTGCGGGATAAGAACACCCCTTCACCGGTCTTCCGGCAACTCACCGAGGAACTCGTCACCCTTCTGGCCTATGAGGCCACACGCGAGGTCAGGACCGAACCGGTGGAGATCGAAACTCCCGTCACCAAGACGATTGGTACCGCCTTCACCAAGCCGACGCCCCTGGTAGTCCCCATCCTGCGCGCAGGCCTCGGCATGCTCGAGGGCATGACCAAGCTGGTCCCCACTGCCGAAGTGGGTTTCCTGGGCATGGCCCGCGACGAAGAAACCCTGGACATCATCACCTACGCCGAGCGCCTCCCCGAGGACCTCACCGGCCGCCAGATCTTCGTTTTGGACCCCATGCTTGCCACCGGCGGCACCTTGCGCGAAGCCATCAAGTTCCTCTTCAAGCGCGGTGCCTCGGACGTCACATGCATCTGCCTGTTGGCCGCCCCGGAAGGCCTGGCCAAGCTGGAAGAAGAGCTTTCCGAGGCCAACGTGAAGATCGTCCTCGCCTCGATTGACGAGAAGCTCAATGAGAAGGCCTACATCGTTCCGGGCCTGGGCGACGCAGGAGACCGCTTGTACGGCGTGGCCGGCTAA
- the tadA gene encoding tRNA adenosine(34) deaminase TadA, protein MSTNEPYHAEHAAWMGLALDEARLALDTDDVPIGAVVLGPDGGVLGAGRNEREAHGDPTAHAEIVAIREAAATLQRHALELGEGGDGWRLEDCTLVVTLEPCAMCAGAIVLARIPRVVFGAWDEKAGAAGSVFDILRERRLNHWVEVYAGVREDECSALLRDFFAAHRK, encoded by the coding sequence ATGAGCACCAACGAGCCTTATCACGCAGAGCACGCGGCCTGGATGGGCCTTGCCTTGGACGAGGCCCGGTTGGCACTGGATACGGACGATGTGCCGATCGGCGCGGTGGTTCTTGGGCCCGACGGCGGCGTGCTGGGTGCCGGGCGGAACGAACGGGAAGCGCACGGCGACCCAACGGCGCACGCCGAGATCGTCGCCATCCGCGAGGCGGCCGCCACCCTGCAGCGCCATGCCCTTGAACTCGGCGAAGGTGGCGACGGTTGGCGGCTCGAGGACTGCACACTCGTGGTGACGCTGGAACCGTGCGCGATGTGTGCCGGCGCCATTGTGTTGGCCCGGATTCCGCGGGTGGTCTTCGGCGCATGGGACGAGAAGGCCGGTGCCGCCGGATCCGTCTTCGACATCCTGCGGGAACGCAGGCTCAACCACTGGGTGGAGGTCTACGCAGGCGTGCGCGAGGACGAATGCTCGGCCTTGCTGCGCGATTTCTTCGCAGCCCACCGGAAATAG
- a CDS encoding VOC family protein, whose product MVSDSTPEEDLMTVSFNHTIVYATDKRRSAEFLAKVFGLPEPQPMWSFMTVPLDHGVALDFAATDRPISPQHHAFLVSEDDFDGIFARIQAEGIPYWADPARSRPQQINHNDGGRGVYFADPDGHFLEAITRPYGSGAA is encoded by the coding sequence ATGGTCTCAGACAGCACGCCTGAGGAGGACCTCATGACCGTCTCTTTCAACCACACCATCGTCTACGCAACGGACAAACGCCGTTCCGCGGAGTTCCTCGCCAAGGTATTTGGGCTCCCGGAGCCGCAGCCCATGTGGTCCTTCATGACTGTGCCCCTTGACCACGGTGTGGCCCTCGATTTCGCCGCCACGGACCGGCCCATCTCCCCGCAGCACCATGCCTTCCTGGTCAGCGAGGACGATTTCGACGGGATCTTCGCGAGGATCCAGGCTGAGGGGATCCCCTACTGGGCGGACCCGGCGCGGTCCCGCCCCCAGCAGATCAATCACAACGACGGCGGACGCGGCGTCTATTTCGCGGATCCGGACGGGCATTTCCTTGAGGCGATCACGCGGCCGTATGGATCAGGTGCCGCATGA
- a CDS encoding acylphosphatase encodes MSQVRVTAMVTGRVQGVGFRYSTMHQARLLGLSGEAANQMDGSVQVIAEGDRDAVESLLEWLQSRDAPGRVKHVDATFTQATGEFSGFWVD; translated from the coding sequence ATGAGCCAAGTACGCGTCACTGCCATGGTGACCGGCCGCGTCCAGGGCGTCGGTTTCCGCTACTCGACAATGCATCAAGCCCGACTTTTGGGACTGTCCGGAGAGGCAGCCAACCAGATGGACGGCTCGGTGCAGGTGATCGCAGAGGGTGATCGCGACGCCGTCGAGTCCCTGCTGGAATGGCTGCAATCCCGGGACGCCCCAGGGCGCGTAAAACACGTGGATGCCACCTTCACGCAAGCCACCGGCGAGTTCTCCGGATTCTGGGTGGACTGA
- a CDS encoding DNA glycosylase AlkZ-like family protein yields the protein MTSAVLSTQTLTPELLRAWAWHRQGLDGSLAGKTSEEVLDHAGWARSVGGANPYLTLFARAGIRREQVDSDVAELRIHELPTARGCTYVLGRNDFAWGLQVGRDAAVAPFKVLARLGVERGEITLLEEQVLHTLMESSDPMDPKQLKDELGESVRSLGEEGKKKGAATTLPTALGLLQADGRIRRVPVNGRLDQQRYAYTSWVLPPSPIHDDAARARLIERYLRWTGGATSKQSQWFTGFTVAQSKAALAAVAATEVTTAAGEPLWMLPDDVERLSAFKAPQEEQIQLLAGTDSLVLLRRNSADMLAEGDRGRKVLDTTLALQADLSDHPILDRGRIIGLWQYDPGKERIAAWTFDKPTAAVTQRIIEVEGWIREDLGDFRSFSLDSPASRQRRIDALDKANAANG from the coding sequence ATGACGTCCGCCGTGCTTTCCACCCAAACGCTCACTCCGGAACTGCTCCGCGCCTGGGCGTGGCATCGGCAGGGCCTCGACGGCTCACTCGCCGGCAAGACCTCCGAGGAGGTCCTGGACCACGCCGGGTGGGCCCGCTCCGTGGGTGGCGCCAACCCCTACCTGACGCTCTTCGCCCGGGCCGGGATCAGGCGCGAACAGGTGGACAGTGACGTCGCGGAACTGAGAATCCACGAGCTCCCTACTGCCCGGGGTTGCACCTATGTCCTGGGCCGGAACGATTTCGCATGGGGCCTCCAGGTTGGCCGGGACGCCGCGGTGGCGCCGTTCAAGGTCTTGGCTCGGCTCGGCGTCGAACGCGGTGAGATCACCCTGCTCGAAGAGCAGGTGCTGCACACCCTCATGGAATCCAGCGACCCCATGGACCCTAAGCAACTCAAGGACGAGCTCGGCGAGTCCGTCCGCAGCCTCGGCGAAGAAGGCAAGAAGAAGGGCGCGGCCACCACCCTTCCCACGGCGTTGGGCCTCCTGCAAGCCGACGGACGCATCCGCCGTGTGCCCGTCAACGGCCGCCTCGACCAGCAGCGCTACGCCTACACATCGTGGGTGCTGCCGCCTAGCCCCATCCACGACGACGCCGCCCGCGCGCGCTTGATCGAACGGTACCTGCGCTGGACCGGTGGCGCGACGTCCAAGCAGAGCCAATGGTTCACGGGCTTCACTGTCGCCCAGAGCAAGGCTGCGCTGGCCGCCGTCGCCGCCACTGAAGTGACCACCGCGGCGGGCGAGCCGCTGTGGATGCTGCCCGACGACGTCGAACGCCTTTCCGCGTTCAAGGCACCTCAGGAAGAACAGATCCAGCTTCTGGCCGGTACGGATTCTTTGGTGCTGTTGCGCAGGAACTCCGCGGACATGCTGGCTGAAGGGGATCGGGGCCGGAAGGTTCTGGACACCACGCTGGCGCTGCAGGCAGACCTGTCCGACCACCCGATCCTGGACCGGGGACGGATCATCGGACTGTGGCAGTACGATCCTGGCAAGGAGCGGATCGCAGCCTGGACGTTCGACAAGCCCACCGCGGCTGTTACTCAGCGCATCATCGAAGTTGAGGGCTGGATCCGCGAGGACCTCGGGGATTTCCGCTCCTTCAGCCTGGACTCGCCGGCATCGCGGCAGAGGCGCATCGATGCCCTGGACAAGGCGAACGCCGCAAACGGCTAG
- a CDS encoding 6-pyruvoyl trahydropterin synthase family protein, whose protein sequence is MFSLTVRRHFMIAHSLPRESFGPAQGLHGATFVAEVTFRRAQLNDDSTVLDIGAAGTILDEVLDPLNYRNLDEHPDFAGQLTTTEVLARFIAEAVAARVRESDDGGALAGVDVLLREHPDAWAGFSLDFDR, encoded by the coding sequence ATGTTCAGCCTCACCGTCCGCCGCCATTTCATGATCGCGCACAGCCTTCCACGGGAATCGTTCGGGCCCGCCCAAGGACTCCATGGAGCCACCTTCGTGGCCGAGGTGACGTTCCGCCGCGCCCAGCTGAACGACGACTCGACGGTGCTGGACATCGGTGCAGCCGGAACCATCCTTGACGAGGTGCTCGACCCCCTGAACTACAGGAACCTTGACGAGCACCCCGACTTCGCCGGGCAGCTTACGACCACGGAGGTCCTGGCCCGCTTCATCGCCGAGGCGGTTGCCGCCAGGGTCCGCGAGAGCGACGACGGCGGTGCGCTCGCCGGCGTCGACGTGCTGTTGCGCGAGCATCCCGACGCCTGGGCGGGCTTCTCGCTGGATTTCGATCGCTAG
- a CDS encoding zinc-dependent alcohol dehydrogenase — protein MTFPQPAQQPAPQRAHTHTHTALAYWTVGPCQGELRREELPAPSQGQALVRALYSGISRGTELVVHEAHVPARIAKAMRAPHQTGDFPGPVKFGYLSVGVVEEGPEDWIGKNVFCLHPHQDRYVVPVTSLTRIPDAVPLRRAVLTGIAEIALNALWEAGPRLGDRIAVVGAGLVGGMTAALLRSFPLGRLQLVETDPGKRGFVESLGVEFALPDDAKPDCDIVFHCSATDEGLARSLQLAGDEGEVIELSWYGNRAVSLPLGEDFHARRLSIRASQVGVVARSRRHRRTSSERLQLAVSLLQDRVFDAFLTGESPFEELPEVFDGLENGELDDLCHVIAYPEPPNREGNQA, from the coding sequence ATGACTTTCCCGCAGCCCGCGCAGCAGCCCGCACCCCAGCGGGCACACACGCACACACATACGGCATTGGCCTACTGGACCGTGGGCCCCTGCCAAGGTGAACTTCGGCGTGAGGAGCTTCCGGCTCCGTCGCAGGGCCAGGCTTTGGTTCGAGCGTTGTATTCAGGGATCAGCAGGGGCACCGAACTGGTGGTCCACGAAGCGCACGTGCCGGCACGGATTGCGAAGGCCATGCGCGCACCCCATCAAACGGGAGACTTTCCGGGGCCGGTCAAGTTCGGCTATCTGTCGGTTGGCGTTGTTGAAGAAGGCCCCGAAGACTGGATCGGCAAGAACGTCTTCTGCCTGCATCCGCATCAGGACCGATACGTCGTGCCCGTCACCTCGCTCACCCGGATACCCGACGCCGTGCCGCTACGCCGCGCCGTGCTGACCGGCATCGCGGAGATTGCCCTCAACGCCCTCTGGGAGGCCGGGCCCCGCCTCGGTGACAGGATCGCCGTCGTCGGGGCCGGATTGGTGGGCGGCATGACCGCAGCACTGCTGCGCAGCTTCCCATTGGGGCGCTTGCAACTCGTGGAAACGGACCCGGGGAAGCGCGGGTTCGTGGAATCGCTGGGGGTGGAGTTCGCGCTTCCGGACGACGCAAAGCCGGACTGCGACATCGTGTTCCATTGCTCGGCCACGGATGAAGGATTGGCCCGCAGCCTGCAGCTAGCGGGTGACGAGGGCGAGGTTATCGAGCTCTCCTGGTACGGGAACCGGGCTGTTTCCTTGCCGCTCGGGGAGGACTTCCATGCCCGGCGCCTCTCCATCCGCGCCAGCCAAGTCGGAGTAGTGGCGCGTTCACGCCGGCATCGGCGGACGTCGAGCGAGCGGCTGCAGTTGGCGGTCTCCCTGCTGCAGGACCGGGTGTTCGACGCGTTCCTCACGGGAGAGTCTCCGTTCGAGGAGCTACCCGAGGTCTTCGACGGCCTGGAAAACGGCGAGCTGGACGATCTTTGCCATGTCATTGCCTACCCCGAGCCCCCGAACCGGGAAGGAAACCAGGCCTAA
- a CDS encoding tyrosine-type recombinase/integrase codes for MTLGDPKATPPRKPKGATLVIRAYGVLAAILDEAVSDRRMLSNPARGISRPRNVKKPHVYLSHEQVHALAAASKYPGLVLALAYCGIRWGEATALRVRHMDMLRRLLMIEENAVQVGSVIEVGTPKNHKKRTVPFPRFLGEYLARACEGKGRDDLVFPGPDGHHLRLARVHEDNMSWFGSAVKRTGIPRITPHDLRHSAASFAVSAGANVKVVQKMLGHSSAAMTLDVYADLFDGDQDSVSDALDHAVSLASVGKMWANPRPRQSDWPLLPL; via the coding sequence ATGACACTCGGCGATCCGAAGGCCACGCCGCCACGGAAGCCCAAGGGGGCGACGCTGGTGATCCGGGCCTACGGGGTTCTGGCGGCTATCTTGGATGAAGCCGTGAGCGATCGGAGGATGCTGAGCAACCCTGCCCGGGGCATCTCGCGCCCTCGGAACGTGAAGAAGCCTCACGTCTATCTCAGCCATGAGCAGGTACATGCTCTGGCCGCCGCGAGCAAGTACCCGGGGCTGGTCCTGGCGTTGGCGTATTGCGGCATCCGGTGGGGTGAGGCGACTGCCCTGCGGGTTAGGCATATGGACATGCTGCGGCGCCTGCTGATGATCGAAGAGAACGCCGTTCAGGTGGGCTCAGTGATCGAGGTGGGCACTCCGAAGAACCACAAGAAGCGCACCGTGCCCTTCCCGCGATTCTTGGGGGAGTATCTGGCCAGGGCGTGCGAGGGGAAAGGGCGGGATGATCTGGTGTTCCCCGGCCCGGACGGTCATCACCTGCGGCTTGCCCGCGTGCATGAGGACAACATGAGCTGGTTCGGAAGTGCGGTCAAGCGGACGGGCATTCCCCGGATTACCCCGCATGATCTGCGGCACTCGGCGGCGAGCTTCGCAGTGTCGGCCGGCGCGAACGTGAAGGTGGTCCAGAAGATGCTCGGCCACAGCTCCGCGGCCATGACACTGGACGTCTACGCGGACCTGTTCGACGGGGACCAGGACTCAGTTTCGGACGCTCTGGATCATGCCGTCTCTCTGGCAAGTGTGGGCAAAATGTGGGCAAATCCCCGACCCAGGCAAAGCGATTGGCCCCTGCTTCCCTTGTAA
- a CDS encoding LPXTG cell wall anchor domain-containing protein, with product MGKYRASFAVMGALGLALIGGPATAATDPTSSASATPSASATPTATATPTPTATPTPTGPILVKAPDLTVAYDGCGTLGHVVVPAGVGYHYSQNPWPDAGPWQSWGAFANDGYMLIHPTTGEPVYEYPANYPNQMIWVNQGPACPVVAPAVSPAAAVVPMAVNAESGTVPIPVPAAVHSETGVQLANTSEELAYTGRSDSDGWILLIGGALVGLGTLAIVLAKRRKA from the coding sequence ATGGGCAAGTACAGAGCATCATTTGCAGTAATGGGAGCACTCGGTCTGGCACTCATCGGAGGGCCGGCTACGGCAGCAACCGATCCGACATCGAGCGCCAGCGCTACACCAAGTGCCAGCGCTACACCGACGGCAACTGCCACGCCTACACCCACCGCAACACCGACGCCGACCGGCCCCATTCTGGTGAAGGCTCCGGATCTGACGGTGGCCTATGACGGGTGCGGCACCCTGGGTCATGTTGTTGTCCCTGCAGGTGTGGGCTACCACTACTCGCAGAATCCCTGGCCTGACGCTGGCCCATGGCAGTCGTGGGGCGCGTTCGCCAATGATGGGTACATGCTGATTCACCCGACAACGGGTGAGCCCGTCTACGAATACCCGGCCAACTATCCCAATCAGATGATCTGGGTCAACCAGGGGCCGGCTTGCCCCGTAGTCGCGCCAGCGGTGTCACCTGCCGCAGCCGTTGTGCCCATGGCAGTCAACGCAGAGTCGGGTACCGTCCCGATCCCTGTTCCAGCGGCGGTACACTCCGAGACTGGTGTTCAGCTTGCGAACACCAGTGAAGAGCTTGCATACACCGGCCGATCTGATTCTGATGGCTGGATCCTGCTTATTGGTGGTGCCCTGGTGGGTCTCGGCACCCTGGCCATCGTCCTTGCGAAACGCCGCAAGGCTTAG